Proteins found in one Magnolia sinica isolate HGM2019 chromosome 5, MsV1, whole genome shotgun sequence genomic segment:
- the LOC131245273 gene encoding uncharacterized protein LOC131245273, with translation MRFKDSPVVELQVGHAHLSIEQDNGSMHVGTSVWPCSLVLAKFIDRWLPTSPSAPNPNPYAQLLHFPNKRAIELGAGCGPTGMALSILGLTDIVLTDIAPVMPALKRNLKHNKPAFAKAPKTAQLYWNNHKQLAALNPPFDFVIAADVVYLEDSAPHLVSAMEALVAPTGVVLLGYQLRSPEAHQLFWEMCERAFDVEKVPHEHLHSEYAYEETDVFVLRKK, from the coding sequence ATGCGATTCAAGGACTCCCCCGTCGTCGAGCTCCAGGTGGGCCATGCCCACCTCTCCATCGAGCAAGACAACGGCTCGATGCACGTCGGCACCTCCGTCTGGCCGTGCTCCCTCGTCCTCGCCAAGTTCATAGACCGTTGGCTTCCAACCTCACCTTCTGCCCCCAATCCAAATCCCTACGCCCAGCTCCTCCATTTCCCCAACAAGCGAGCCATCGAGCTAGGGGCCGGCTGTGGGCCCACCGGCATGGCCCTTTCCATCCTCGGCCTCACCGACATCGTCCTGACCGACATCGCTCCCGTCATGCCCGCCCTCAAGCGCAACCTTAAGCACAACAAGCCCGCCTTCGCCAAGGCCCCCAAGACCGCCCAGCTCTACTGGAATAACCACAAACAGCTGGCGGCCCTCAACCCCCCGTTCGATTTCGTGATCGCTGCAGATGTAGTTTATCTCGAAGACTCGGCTCCGCACCTCGTCTCCGCCATGGAGGCGCTCGTGGCCCCCACTGGCGTCGTCCTCCTCGGGTACCAGCTGAGATCGCCGGAGGCTcaccagttgttctgggaaatgtGTGAGAGGGCCTTTGACGTAGAGAAGGTCCCGCATGAGCATCTTCATTCGGAGTACGCATATGAGGAGACAGACGTGTTTGTACTGAGGAAGAAGTAA